The following are encoded together in the Girardinichthys multiradiatus isolate DD_20200921_A chromosome X, DD_fGirMul_XY1, whole genome shotgun sequence genome:
- the LOC124862645 gene encoding H-2 class II histocompatibility antigen, A-U alpha chain-like, whose translation MFRTERIRAMSGQRNQWRINNLYLVSLLLFFRVPFICAAEGHQLCFTFGCFDSSDTQLYITLDDDELVYADFKKSTAVWESKIPTTLRSDSAYKYAEACQIACNKDIYRWKPDPDVRRTEDAPEMIIYPRSEVIKDEENTLVCFINNFFPPAVNIRWTKNEKEVMVEDPFIKTISNSDGRFHVFSYLNFVPKQGDIYSCSVAHEALEEPKTKIWDVGIEEKSMGPVVFCVIGLTLGFLGIAAGTFLFVKGSQYCDRPHFAG comes from the exons ATGTTCAGAACTGAGAGAATAAGAGCCATGTCAGGACAGCGGAATCAGTGGAGAATAAACAATCTGTACTTAGTATCTCTCCTACTTTTCTTTCGAGTGCCTTTTATCTGTGCAGCTG AAGGTCACCAACTTTGTTTTACCTTTGGGTGCTTTGACTCAAGTGATACCCAGCTCTATATAACATTGGACGATGATGAACTGGTCTatgcagattttaaaaaaagcactGCTGTTTGGGAGAGCAAAATACCAACAACTTTACGTTCTGATTCGGCTTACAAATATGCAGAAGCATGCCAAATTGCGTGTAACAAAGATATATATCGATGGAAACCAGACCCAGATGTTAGAAGGACTGAAG ACGCACCAGAAATGATCATTTACCCCAGAAGTGAAGTAATTAAAGATGAAGAGAACACCCTCGTGTGCTTCATCAACAACTTTTTCCCTCCTGCGGTCAACATCAGGTGGACCAAGAATGAAAAAGAGGTGATGGTGGAAGATCCCTTTATCAAAACTATATCGAACTCTGATGGGAGGTTTCATGTCTTCTCCTACCTGAACTTTGTCCCAAAGCAAGGGGACATCTACAGCTGCTCTGTAGCACATGAAGCACTGGAGGAGCCAAAGACCAAGATTTGGG ATGTTGGAATAGAGGAGAAAAGTATGGGTCCAGTTGTGTTCTGTGTAATTGGCCTGACTCTTGGGTTTCTTGGAATTGCCGCAGGAACATTCCTTTTTGTGAAAGGAAGCCAGTATTGTGATCGCCCACACTTTGCTGGTTAA